Proteins from a genomic interval of Candidatus Atribacteria bacterium ADurb.Bin276:
- a CDS encoding acetoacetate decarboxylase, which produces MKGKFKFQDDYIYKMPAHFGGSPFYPIRAVYGDMLGISVQYETDQDALLQYIPEDFELREPVVSVQYTNCRDVVWMSGGEYRLIQVSAPVKYLGNSDGLSGDYALVVWENKTCPIIGGREEDGVPKVFADIANERRVDNHWFTTASYESCTFLKIDFNQKDEVSSKDIEKLNEHPKVNLFGWRYLPNLGKGGATLSHATLYPQEMNLKQAWFGEGSLQWTKLTPEQHPMQSHIIKALADLPIVKYTNAMMLKCSASLNVGDSKILP; this is translated from the coding sequence AAAATTTAAGTTTCAAGATGATTATATTTACAAAATGCCGGCTCATTTTGGAGGATCGCCCTTTTATCCAATAAGAGCAGTGTATGGGGATATGTTAGGTATCTCCGTCCAATATGAAACCGACCAAGATGCACTTCTGCAATACATACCTGAAGATTTTGAACTCCGGGAACCGGTGGTAAGCGTTCAGTATACCAACTGTCGAGATGTGGTTTGGATGTCGGGAGGTGAATATCGGCTTATTCAAGTTTCTGCTCCAGTTAAATATCTGGGGAATTCTGATGGACTTTCCGGTGATTATGCTCTGGTGGTATGGGAAAACAAAACCTGCCCCATCATTGGAGGACGAGAGGAGGATGGTGTTCCTAAGGTTTTTGCCGACATCGCCAATGAACGTCGTGTCGATAATCATTGGTTTACAACTGCCAGTTATGAAAGCTGTACTTTTCTTAAAATTGACTTTAATCAAAAGGATGAAGTATCGTCAAAAGATATTGAGAAATTAAACGAGCACCCCAAGGTTAACTTGTTTGGCTGGCGTTATTTGCCCAACCTTGGAAAGGGAGGAGCGACGTTGAGTCATGCTACCCTTTACCCGCAGGAAATGAACTTAAAACAAGCTTGGTTCGGTGAAGGCAGTCTCCAATGGACAAAGCTGACCCCGGAGCAGCATCCTATGCAGAGTCATATCATCAAGGCTTTGGCAGATTTGCCAATAGTGAAGTATACCAATGCTATGATGTTAAAGTGCTCAGCCAGTCTCAATGTTGGCGATTCGAAAATTCTACCCTAA